One window of the Trifolium pratense cultivar HEN17-A07 linkage group LG2, ARS_RC_1.1, whole genome shotgun sequence genome contains the following:
- the LOC123906540 gene encoding uncharacterized protein LOC123906540 has product MSPLPAPPTTTMTDAGNNEDMQQIAFSKNSRICSCMMIPCCFSSETSPSWWEHMKLQSPEKNREQRWWYRGWMKVREWSEIVAGPKWKTFIRRFNNNNKNRNGYVKQGPLNYDPLSYALNFDDGNDGGDGDGYGVFTSRFASVPASAKSSMDLGKDASVIT; this is encoded by the coding sequence ATGTCTCCGTTACCGGCACCACCAACAACCACCATGACCGACGCCGGTAACAACGAAGACATGCAACAAATCGCATTCTCCAAAAACTCCCGCATCTGTTCCTGTATGATGATTCCATGTTGTTTCTCATCCGAAACTTCACCGTCATGGTGGGAACACATGAAACTTCAGTCACCGGAGAAGAATAGAGAGCAGCGATGGTGGTACCGTGGATGGATGAAGGTTCGTGAATGGTCAGAGATCGTTGCTGGACCGAAATGGAAAACGTTTATTCGAAgattcaataataataacaagaaTCGTAACGGTTATGTTAAACAAGGTCCGTTGAACTATGATCCGTTAAGTTATGCTCTTAATTTTGATGACGGAAATGACGGTGGTGACGGTGATGGTTACGGTGTTTTTACTTCTCGATTTGCTTCTGTTCCGGCGTCGGCGAAATCGTCGATGGATCTCGGAAAAGACGCGTCAGTGATCACGTGA
- the LOC123906537 gene encoding ATP synthase subunit epsilon, mitochondrial has protein sequence MASTGAVPFWRAAGMTYITYSNICANLVRNCLKEPHKTEALSREKVHFSLSKWAEGKPEKPTIRSDTPDH, from the exons ATGGCGTCAACCGGAGCAGTGCCATTTTGGAGGGCAGCGGGGATGACATACATAACTTACTCCAACATATGCGCGAATCTTGTCAGGAATTGCCTCAAGGAACCTCACAAGACTGAAGCTCTCTCTCGCGAGAAGGTCCATTTCTCTCTTTCCAAATGGGCCGAGGGCAAGCCCGAAAAACCTA CCATTCGTTCAGACACCCCAGATCATTGA
- the LOC123906538 gene encoding uncharacterized protein LOC123906538 — MVLSFKSHNLGKQTMTKNYFMLLFTFVVLLGLLSPTSATPPPAKIVTGVVSNVVSTLFKWIWSQKSKPKVPPVQHSRSMVKFESGYNVETIFDGSKLGIEPYSIEISPDGEFLILDSESSNIYKLSSPMSRYSKPKLLAGSSEGYIGHIDGRPKDARLNHPKGITVDDSGNIYIADTLNMAIRKISDEGVTTIAGGGKRGQVGGHVDGPSEDAKFSNDFDVVYVRTSCSLLVVDRGNNAIREIQLNQHDCMTITTTTNSDEYEFDNSFPLGIAALVCAGFFGYMLALLKRRVKDMFSSSDDSRAPISTKGAPFVSQQRPPPKSVRPPLIPNEDEFEKHDEGFFVSLGRLLVNSSSTMGEIFLSLFIGSKRKPISYHQYQQQQQQYHYANRHHSNSWPMQESFVIPDGDEPPPNIETKTPTQRKTYPYTNKELEMLGKTRDNSLYEANIFPPPVQINRQPENTIPQRNHAYMNMLDNGYDEQQQQHYQQQQPQHHSKVQSRYSSTTPSSYYEKNCETNEIVFGAVQEHDGRREAMVIKAVDYGDPKFSHHNIRPRLNYVGYSHNY, encoded by the exons ATGGTACTCTCTTTTAAGTCTCATAACTTAGGAAAACAAACAATGACTAAGAATTATTTTATGTTACTTTTTACTTTTGTTGTCCTACTTGGTTTGTTATCTCCAACTTCAGCTACACCACCACCTGCAA AAATTGTTACTGGAGTTGTTTCAAATGTTGTTTCTACTCTTTTTAAATGGATATGGTCACAAAAATCCAAACCAAAAGTACCACCAG TGCAACATAGTCGATCCATGGTGAAATTTGAGAGTGGTTACAATGTGGAGACAATATTTGATGGAAGTAAGCTTGGAATTGAGCCATATTCAATTGAAATATCTCCAGATGGTGAATTTCTGATTCTGGATTCTGAGAGCAGTAACATCTATAAGCTTTCAAGCCCAATGTCAAGAT ATAGCAAACCAAAACTGCTTGCTGGATCTTCTGAGGGGTATATTGGTCATATAGATGGAAGGCCTAAAGATGCAAGACTGAACCACCCTAAAGGGATTACAGTGGATGATAGTGGCAATATTTACATTGCAGACACACTGAATATGGCTATTAGAAAGATCAGTGATGAAG GGGTAACTACCATTGCAGGTGGAGGAAAAAGGGGCCAAGTAGGAGGCCATGTTGATGGTCCAAGTGAAGATGCTAAGTTTTCAAATGATTTTGATGTAGTTTATGTTAGGACTAGTTGCTCTCTTTTGGTGGTGGATAGAGGAAACAATGCAATTAGAGAAATACAACTCAATCAACATGATTGCATGactattactactactactaatagTGATGAGTATGAGTTTGACAATAGTTTCCCCTTAG GAATAGCTGCACTTGTTTGTGCTGGATTCTTTGGATATATGTTAGCATTGCTGAAGAGGAGGGTGAAGGATATGTTTTCTTCTTCAGAT GATTCAAGGGCTCCTATAAGTACAAAAGGAGCACCATTTGTATCACAACAAAGACCTCCACCTAAATCAGTTAGGCCTCCATTAATCCCAAATGAAGATGAATTTGAAAAACATGATGAAGGCTTTTTTGTTTCTCTTGGAAGACTTTTAGTCAACTCAAGTTCAACCATGGGAGAAATCTTTTTAAGCTTATTCATAGGATCCAAAAGAAAACCGATTTCATATCATCaataccaacaacaacaacagcaataTCATTATGCAAATAGACATCATTCAAATTCATGGCCAATGCAAGAAAGTTTTGTGATTCCGGATGGAGATGAACCGCCTCCGAATATAGAAACTAAAACACCTACACAAAGAAAAACATATCCTTACACGAATAAAGAATTGGAAATGTTGGGAAAAACAAGAGATAATAGTCTCTATGAAGCGAATATTTTTCCTCCACCTGTGCAAATAAATAGACAACCGGAAAATACAATTCCACAACGGAATCATGCTTATATGAACATGTTAGATAATGGTTAcgatgaacaacaacaacaacattatcaacaacaacaaccgcAACATCATTCAAAGGTGCAAAGTCGATATTCTTCGACTACTCCATCGAGTTACTATGAGAAGAATTGTGAAACAAATGAGATTGTGTTTGGTGCAGTTCAAGAACATGATGGAAGGCGTGAAGCTATGGTTATAAAGGCTGTAGATTATGGTGATCCAAAATTTAGTCACCATAATATTCGTCCTAGATTAAATTATGTTGGTTACTCTCATAATTATTGA